A region from the Halobacillus mangrovi genome encodes:
- a CDS encoding sodium:solute symporter family protein: MEKQQPFLKKNAPVILIGVLLTAFVIYIALTNENIQWGGFIAMIAFYALVYYIGAFLATSKSSSLSDMMVAKRSLPLGIAMFTMAATWVGGGYVNGTAEFTYSDGLVWAQAPWGYALSLIIGGIFYARKMRRYEFMTIIDPLEQRFGKKMAGVLYIPALLGEMFWSAAILTALGTTFGTILNIDFTTSIILSGIIAIAYTVAGGMWAVAYTDVFQMAILLIGLIIVVPFALGHVGGLDSAWENYSVELGSYANLFPPLNGWQDPAWGNWFWNWIDYALLLIFGGIAWQVYFQRVLSAKDEKTAMWLSITAGIVCIIAAIPAVLIGVVGFNIDWASMGLPSPENPAVILPHVLRYLTPEIVSAIGLGALAAAVMSSMDSSILSASSMASWNVYRPLVNPKASQDKLKKVIKRTIIIVGVGAMIIALNVKSVYTLWYLASDLVYTILFPQLTMALFYKKANLYGSIAGFVTALFLRIGGGEPALGLPAFLPYPMINADGIVLFPFRTLACIAAFVMIYAVSELTNKKCKPQPLQMPEEREEKGAA; encoded by the coding sequence ATGGAAAAGCAACAACCTTTCTTAAAGAAAAATGCACCTGTTATACTCATTGGTGTCTTATTAACCGCATTTGTCATATATATCGCTTTAACCAATGAAAACATCCAATGGGGTGGGTTCATTGCCATGATCGCCTTCTATGCCCTCGTCTATTACATCGGTGCTTTCCTCGCTACAAGCAAATCCAGTTCCCTCTCAGATATGATGGTTGCCAAGCGCAGCTTGCCTCTAGGTATTGCCATGTTCACAATGGCCGCTACATGGGTTGGCGGTGGTTATGTAAATGGAACAGCTGAATTCACCTACAGTGACGGCCTCGTATGGGCTCAGGCTCCATGGGGGTATGCGTTAAGCTTAATTATTGGAGGTATTTTCTATGCAAGAAAAATGCGTCGCTACGAATTCATGACGATCATCGACCCTCTGGAACAGCGGTTCGGTAAAAAAATGGCTGGTGTTCTTTACATTCCTGCGTTATTAGGGGAAATGTTCTGGAGTGCGGCAATTTTAACCGCATTAGGTACGACCTTTGGAACGATATTGAATATTGATTTTACAACATCTATTATTTTATCCGGTATCATAGCGATCGCCTACACTGTGGCAGGAGGTATGTGGGCCGTTGCGTACACAGACGTTTTCCAGATGGCCATTCTACTTATCGGACTGATTATTGTAGTCCCATTCGCGCTTGGACATGTTGGTGGATTAGACTCCGCCTGGGAAAATTATTCTGTAGAACTCGGTTCCTACGCTAACCTTTTCCCTCCACTGAATGGATGGCAGGATCCTGCATGGGGAAATTGGTTCTGGAATTGGATTGACTATGCATTACTATTAATTTTTGGTGGTATCGCTTGGCAAGTCTATTTCCAACGTGTTCTTTCTGCTAAAGATGAAAAAACTGCGATGTGGCTCTCCATTACTGCAGGAATTGTTTGTATCATTGCAGCTATCCCTGCCGTACTAATTGGAGTTGTAGGATTTAATATTGACTGGGCAAGCATGGGACTTCCATCCCCAGAAAACCCTGCTGTTATCCTTCCACACGTATTAAGATACCTGACACCTGAGATCGTTTCTGCCATTGGACTAGGGGCCCTAGCGGCTGCCGTTATGTCCTCCATGGACTCTTCTATTCTCTCTGCTTCTTCCATGGCTTCTTGGAACGTTTATCGTCCATTAGTCAATCCGAAGGCAAGTCAGGACAAATTGAAGAAAGTTATCAAGCGTACAATTATTATCGTCGGTGTTGGCGCGATGATTATCGCACTGAATGTAAAAAGTGTCTATACATTGTGGTATTTGGCATCAGACCTTGTCTACACCATTTTGTTCCCGCAGCTGACAATGGCACTTTTCTATAAGAAAGCAAATTTATATGGTTCTATCGCTGGCTTTGTCACTGCTCTATTCTTAAGGATTGGAGGCGGCGAACCAGCTCTAGGGTTACCAGCCTTTCTGCCTTACCCAATGATCAATGCGGATGGAATTGTGTTATTCCCGTTCCGTACGCTTGCATGTATCGCAGCGTTCGTTATGATCTATGCGGTATCTGAACTAACAAATAAAAAATGTAAACCACAACCGCTTCAAATGCCAGAAGAACGAGAAGAAAAAGGAGCGGCTTAA
- the cydC gene encoding thiol reductant ABC exporter subunit CydC, giving the protein MKDLGAVIKIIVMEKKDIYLSVLFGFLAGISAVGLFASSGYLISRAALLPPLYALTVLIAFLKLFGFVRALGRYAERYFSHRATFTMLSNLRVIFYEKLEPHAPRVFQKFRSGDLLSRIVGDVESLQNFFLRVYYPPVVLVIIFLSTILFTSIFSLAIAVVLLLGLVLTGLLIPAWFAWRQRKVDQQVREARGKLSTDATEFLYGFRDLKIYQQLDAKEEELQQSSVDYIKEQEKEGAQMMFSHSMNTMFSLVISWLVLGMGAYLVSKGDLNGLFLAMLVMISLTVFENATPMAVLPSHLEDSKRASKRLFSIVNEERDTTAKEPLQLDGGVAPEIEINDVDYLYPGEARKALDGVTLSIPSGSKIAIVGPSGSGKSTLLQLLMKFVKPEQGSVYVDSLPLESIDQENLWQHSNVVLQENQFFYGTIEDNLQLAGESVKKEEMVKALESVGLSRFSLEDSVYEKGENLSGGEKQRLAIARTLLKGEHLWLLDEPTSSIDALTEQKIYKHLFSKAAEDTLLLVSHRLTGLESMDQIVVMENGTIVETGTYEELMNKQGYFYQMKQIEQTVFG; this is encoded by the coding sequence ATGAAGGACTTAGGTGCGGTCATAAAAATCATTGTCATGGAAAAGAAGGATATCTATCTTTCTGTGTTATTCGGTTTTCTTGCGGGGATTTCGGCCGTTGGATTGTTTGCCTCAAGTGGATATTTAATTTCAAGAGCCGCCTTGCTGCCTCCGTTGTATGCTCTAACAGTACTAATTGCATTTCTCAAGTTGTTTGGGTTTGTGAGAGCACTCGGGAGGTATGCCGAGCGTTATTTTTCTCACCGGGCAACCTTCACGATGCTAAGCAATCTCCGGGTGATTTTTTATGAAAAATTAGAACCTCATGCGCCAAGAGTATTTCAAAAGTTCAGGAGTGGTGATTTACTTTCAAGGATTGTCGGAGATGTAGAGAGTCTGCAAAACTTTTTTCTTCGTGTCTATTACCCTCCGGTCGTTCTAGTCATTATTTTTTTAAGTACGATTTTGTTTACATCTATTTTTTCCTTAGCAATCGCTGTAGTTTTGCTGCTGGGACTTGTTTTGACAGGTCTCCTCATCCCTGCTTGGTTTGCGTGGCGGCAACGGAAGGTGGATCAACAAGTAAGAGAAGCAAGGGGAAAGCTTTCGACAGATGCAACGGAGTTCCTCTATGGGTTTAGGGATTTGAAAATCTATCAGCAGCTTGATGCCAAGGAGGAAGAACTTCAACAATCTTCCGTAGACTACATTAAGGAACAAGAAAAAGAAGGCGCACAAATGATGTTCAGTCATTCAATGAACACGATGTTTTCTTTAGTTATTTCATGGCTTGTGTTGGGAATGGGGGCCTACCTTGTAAGTAAAGGGGATTTGAACGGGCTGTTCTTAGCAATGCTTGTTATGATCTCCCTTACTGTTTTTGAAAATGCGACACCGATGGCCGTACTCCCAAGTCACTTAGAAGACAGCAAACGAGCTTCAAAGCGGTTGTTTTCTATTGTAAATGAGGAGAGAGACACAACTGCTAAAGAGCCTCTTCAGTTAGATGGAGGCGTAGCTCCTGAGATTGAGATAAACGATGTAGATTATCTTTACCCGGGTGAAGCAAGAAAGGCTCTGGATGGAGTTACTCTTTCTATTCCTTCTGGTTCAAAAATAGCCATTGTCGGACCGAGCGGATCAGGCAAATCCACACTACTGCAGCTCTTAATGAAATTTGTGAAGCCTGAACAGGGAAGCGTGTACGTGGATTCATTACCGTTAGAGTCTATTGATCAAGAAAATTTGTGGCAGCATAGCAATGTCGTACTCCAGGAAAATCAGTTTTTCTATGGAACGATTGAAGATAATCTTCAGCTTGCTGGTGAGAGTGTCAAAAAGGAAGAAATGGTGAAGGCACTTGAAAGTGTCGGCTTATCCCGCTTTTCTCTTGAAGACTCCGTCTATGAAAAAGGAGAGAACCTTTCGGGAGGAGAAAAACAAAGGCTTGCGATCGCAAGAACCCTGTTGAAAGGGGAACACCTCTGGCTGCTGGATGAACCGACCTCATCCATCGATGCACTTACAGAACAAAAGATTTATAAGCACTTGTTCTCAAAAGCAGCCGAAGACACATTACTATTAGTCAGCCACCGGCTTACAGGACTAGAAAGTATGGACCAAATCGTTGTCATGGAAAATGGCACAATCGTCGAAACAGGCACCTATGAAGAGCTAATGAACAAACAAGGATACTTCTATCAAATGAAACAAATCGAACAAACGGTATTTGGATAA
- the cudC gene encoding choline uptake/conversion transcriptional regulator CudC → MTINENGAAKQTIENAKGLVIDSIAETMDLYGVTRSAGTLYGTMYFEDDMTLDEMREKLGMSKPSMSTGVKKLQNYDIVKQTFRKGTRRQTFVAEKDFFSFFSKFFTKKWLREAKINLDAVRQAQREVKALLDAEDISDEVRAEATEVYNQLEASIPYYQWLQKLVASIESGEIFDLIPIDEKK, encoded by the coding sequence ATGACCATTAATGAGAATGGAGCTGCGAAGCAAACCATTGAGAATGCAAAGGGTCTCGTTATTGATTCTATAGCTGAAACAATGGATTTGTATGGAGTCACTCGCAGTGCGGGAACTCTATATGGCACGATGTATTTCGAAGATGATATGACACTCGATGAAATGCGGGAAAAGCTTGGGATGAGCAAACCAAGCATGAGCACCGGCGTCAAGAAGCTGCAAAATTATGACATTGTTAAGCAGACGTTCCGAAAAGGAACACGCAGACAAACTTTTGTAGCTGAAAAAGATTTCTTTAGCTTCTTCTCAAAATTCTTTACGAAGAAATGGCTAAGAGAAGCCAAGATCAACTTGGATGCTGTTAGACAAGCACAGAGAGAAGTGAAAGCGCTGCTTGATGCAGAAGATATCTCGGATGAAGTAAGGGCAGAAGCGACTGAAGTGTACAATCAACTGGAAGCTTCCATCCCCTACTACCAGTGGCTGCAAAAACTGGTAGCCTCTATTGAAAGTGGAGAGATATTCGATCTCATTCCAATAGACGAAAAAAAATAA
- the cydD gene encoding thiol reductant ABC exporter subunit CydD, with product MKYLSKLAFGQRTLVLLLLISSLFIGATIIGQAYFFVAVVDRIFLDEQSFQEIIPLLGGLILVLAGRSFFTWASGRIGVKMASRSKSHLRKTVIGKFSRNPLQVSLSGQSGRKVSVLMDAVDEVDGYFSSYIPQMIQTSVIPVMILIVVFTQHLYSGLIMVITAPFIPFFMAVIGVMTKKKSEEQMEKLSAFSGTFLDTLQGLPTLKLFGRSKKQKDEIERSSLGFRDATMAVLKVAFVSSLMLEFISMLSIGLIALEIAIRLVVYESIAFFPAFFILVLAPEFYLTLKDFGSAFHTGRGSTGAANQLMEELEKDEQGVIWGEKKLGKSEVPPYLKLDNVHFSYGSGFSLESIEVDVPPQSQTAIVGRSGAGKSTLLNVLAGLVQPDQGQVKLNNHPLSSYMEKDWFGQLSYISQHPYLFSGTIAENIEIGGRGNHSREEVMAAAEKAGLGELLETLEQGYDTKVGEAGRGLSGGEKQRLAIARAFLKNPSVVLFDEPTTGLDLKTEQILQESIKELAENSTIITVAHRMHTIKKADQILFLEDGHLLGKGSHEELLEAVPAYREMVYVQQGGRTT from the coding sequence ATGAAGTATCTCAGCAAATTAGCCTTTGGCCAAAGAACACTAGTTTTGCTATTGCTTATATCCTCCCTATTTATTGGTGCAACAATTATTGGTCAAGCCTATTTTTTTGTGGCTGTAGTGGATCGGATTTTCCTGGATGAGCAGTCCTTTCAAGAGATTATTCCTCTTCTTGGTGGATTGATTCTCGTACTTGCCGGGCGCTCTTTCTTTACATGGGCAAGCGGCCGGATTGGGGTAAAGATGGCATCCCGATCGAAAAGCCATCTTCGAAAGACTGTGATAGGGAAGTTCTCCAGGAATCCGTTACAAGTGTCCCTGTCTGGCCAGTCAGGAAGAAAAGTCAGTGTACTCATGGATGCTGTTGATGAGGTAGATGGTTATTTCAGCAGTTATATTCCTCAAATGATACAAACGTCAGTCATCCCCGTCATGATTTTAATTGTGGTCTTTACTCAGCACCTTTATTCGGGCCTGATCATGGTAATCACTGCACCATTTATCCCATTTTTTATGGCGGTCATTGGGGTTATGACAAAGAAAAAATCAGAGGAGCAGATGGAGAAGCTGTCCGCTTTCTCAGGTACGTTTTTGGATACGCTGCAGGGACTGCCGACGTTAAAATTGTTTGGCCGCTCGAAGAAGCAAAAAGATGAGATTGAAAGAAGCAGTCTCGGTTTTAGAGATGCTACAATGGCCGTCTTAAAAGTGGCTTTTGTATCTTCATTGATGCTCGAATTCATTTCCATGTTAAGTATTGGCCTGATTGCTCTTGAGATTGCCATCAGACTTGTTGTTTATGAAAGCATCGCATTCTTTCCAGCCTTTTTTATCCTGGTATTGGCACCTGAATTTTACCTTACTCTGAAAGATTTCGGCAGTGCATTCCATACTGGTCGAGGAAGCACAGGGGCAGCCAATCAGCTGATGGAAGAACTGGAGAAAGATGAACAAGGCGTTATATGGGGAGAAAAGAAACTGGGGAAATCTGAGGTGCCGCCTTACCTTAAATTAGATAACGTCCACTTCAGTTATGGTTCAGGTTTTTCTCTTGAGAGCATTGAAGTAGATGTACCTCCTCAATCACAGACGGCAATTGTCGGTCGAAGCGGGGCAGGCAAATCGACACTTCTGAATGTGCTGGCAGGTCTTGTCCAGCCTGATCAGGGCCAAGTCAAACTGAACAATCATCCTTTATCATCCTATATGGAAAAGGATTGGTTTGGACAGCTTAGTTACATCTCTCAGCATCCTTATCTTTTTTCAGGAACGATTGCAGAAAATATTGAAATCGGTGGTCGCGGAAACCATTCAAGAGAAGAGGTTATGGCCGCAGCTGAAAAAGCAGGACTGGGAGAACTGCTCGAGACGTTAGAACAAGGGTACGATACGAAGGTTGGCGAGGCTGGACGGGGTCTTTCGGGCGGAGAAAAGCAAAGGCTTGCTATCGCGAGAGCTTTCTTAAAAAATCCTTCTGTCGTATTGTTTGATGAGCCAACGACAGGTCTAGATTTGAAAACAGAACAAATTCTTCAAGAGTCAATTAAAGAACTTGCTGAAAACTCAACCATTATTACGGTGGCGCACCGAATGCATACGATTAAGAAAGCTGATCAAATCCTCTTCTTAGAGGACGGGCATCTGCTTGGAAAGGGTAGCCATGAGGAATTATTAGAAGCTGTCCCTGCTTACCGTGAAATGGTCTATGTTCAACAAGGGGGAAGGACTACATGA